One Cryomorphaceae bacterium genomic region harbors:
- a CDS encoding NADP-dependent malic enzyme, translating into MVKIRTQDALDYHEQDRPGKIQVVPTKPYSSQRDLSLAYSPGVAEPVKAIAANPDDAYRYTAKGNLVAVISNGTAVLGLGDQGPLASKPVMEGKGLLFKIFADIDVFDIEVDATDPEHFVSVVKAIAPTFGGINLEDIKAPEAFEIERRLKEELDIPVMHDDQHGTAIISGAALINALEIAGKEIGKVRIVINGAGASAISCAKLYIALGVNPENLLMLDSKGVIHTDREDLDPAKQPFARQTAFRRLEECLPGADVFLGLSRGNIMNGNMVKTMAENPIVFALANPEPEISYREATAARKDIIMATGRSDHPNQVNNVLGFPYIFRGALDVRARSINEEMKLAAVRAIASLAKETVPEEVNEAYGQRNLAFGRNMIIPKPLDPRLITYVASAVARAAMESGVAQNPINDWEAYERELNLRLGLDDKLIKGITEKAKMNPQRVVFAEGDNYKVLKAAQIARDEGFAHPVLLGKRERILKIIRDNQLELDGVEIIDPQSTEEYERRLQFGEQYYAMRQRKGLTLYEANQLMQQRNYFGAMLVKTGFADALISGASRHYADVIRPALQIIGKEDDTNVVAGMYIMITKNKGPLFFADTTVNMNPDMETVVEIARLTDRTVRRLKIKPVIGMLSYSNFGSSRGEKAMKMKNAVKALHERHPEMVVDGEMQANFALNKAMLSEMFPFSILNDRKVNTLIFPDLASGNIAYKLVQEIGQVEAIGPVLMGMQKSFHVLQLNSSVREIVNMVRIAVVDAQTK; encoded by the coding sequence ATGGTGAAAATCAGAACACAGGATGCATTAGACTATCACGAACAGGACCGACCCGGAAAAATCCAGGTCGTTCCTACCAAACCCTACAGCAGCCAGCGCGATTTGTCGCTTGCCTACTCTCCTGGAGTGGCCGAGCCGGTGAAAGCCATTGCTGCCAACCCCGACGATGCGTACAGGTATACGGCAAAAGGTAACCTTGTGGCTGTTATATCCAACGGAACGGCCGTGCTCGGGCTTGGCGATCAAGGGCCACTTGCGTCCAAACCGGTGATGGAAGGAAAGGGTCTCCTGTTTAAGATTTTTGCTGATATTGATGTTTTTGATATTGAGGTGGATGCAACCGATCCGGAGCACTTTGTGTCGGTGGTGAAAGCCATAGCACCCACATTCGGGGGCATCAACCTCGAAGACATCAAAGCGCCCGAAGCCTTTGAAATTGAACGTCGCCTGAAGGAAGAACTGGACATTCCGGTGATGCACGACGATCAGCACGGCACGGCCATCATCAGCGGTGCGGCGCTTATCAATGCACTGGAGATTGCCGGCAAGGAAATCGGCAAGGTGCGCATCGTCATCAACGGAGCGGGCGCTTCGGCCATTAGCTGCGCCAAGTTGTACATTGCCCTCGGCGTGAACCCCGAGAATCTTCTGATGCTCGACAGCAAGGGCGTGATTCACACCGACAGAGAGGATCTCGATCCGGCCAAACAACCCTTTGCACGCCAAACAGCCTTTCGCAGACTTGAGGAATGCCTCCCCGGCGCCGATGTGTTTCTCGGGCTCTCTCGCGGCAATATCATGAATGGCAATATGGTGAAAACCATGGCTGAGAACCCCATCGTTTTTGCACTTGCCAATCCCGAACCGGAGATTTCGTACCGCGAAGCCACCGCTGCCCGAAAGGATATCATTATGGCTACGGGCCGAAGTGATCATCCCAACCAGGTAAACAATGTGCTGGGCTTTCCCTACATTTTTCGCGGAGCGCTTGATGTTCGGGCCAGGTCTATCAACGAGGAAATGAAGCTTGCAGCCGTTCGTGCCATTGCTTCCCTTGCAAAAGAAACCGTTCCCGAAGAGGTGAACGAAGCCTACGGTCAGCGCAATCTGGCTTTTGGACGCAATATGATCATCCCCAAGCCCCTCGACCCCCGGCTTATTACCTACGTGGCCTCCGCTGTGGCCCGTGCCGCCATGGAGTCGGGTGTGGCGCAAAACCCCATCAATGACTGGGAGGCCTACGAGCGCGAACTCAACCTCAGGCTCGGATTGGATGACAAACTCATCAAGGGAATCACCGAAAAAGCCAAAATGAACCCGCAGCGCGTGGTGTTTGCCGAAGGCGACAACTACAAAGTGCTGAAAGCCGCCCAGATTGCCCGCGACGAAGGCTTTGCGCACCCGGTGCTGCTCGGAAAGCGCGAGCGCATCCTGAAAATTATTCGCGACAACCAGCTTGAACTGGACGGGGTGGAGATCATTGACCCCCAGAGTACCGAAGAGTACGAACGCAGGCTGCAGTTTGGCGAACAGTACTACGCCATGCGCCAGCGTAAAGGGCTAACGTTGTACGAGGCCAACCAATTGATGCAACAGCGAAACTACTTTGGAGCCATGCTGGTGAAAACAGGCTTTGCCGACGCACTTATTTCGGGCGCTTCCCGTCATTACGCCGATGTGATCAGGCCGGCGCTGCAGATCATCGGAAAAGAAGACGACACGAATGTGGTGGCAGGGATGTACATCATGATCACCAAAAACAAAGGGCCGCTTTTCTTTGCCGATACCACGGTAAACATGAACCCCGATATGGAGACCGTGGTGGAAATAGCCCGCCTTACCGACCGCACCGTTCGCCGACTCAAAATAAAACCCGTGATTGGGATGCTTTCATACTCCAACTTCGGATCTTCGCGCGGCGAAAAAGCCATGAAGATGAAAAACGCAGTGAAGGCACTGCACGAAAGACACCCCGAAATGGTGGTTGACGGCGAAATGCAGGCCAACTTCGCCCTGAACAAAGCCATGCTTTCGGAGATGTTTCCCTTCTCCATTCTGAACGACCGAAAAGTGAATACACTGATCTTCCCCGACCTGGCATCCGGTAATATTGCCTATAAACTGGTTCAGGAAATCGGTCAGGTGGAGGCCATCGGGCCTGTGCTTATGGGAATGCAAAAGTCCTTTCACGTATTGCAGCTCAACAGCTCGGTTCGCGAAATCGTGAACATGGTGCGAATTGCTGTGGTAGATGCCCAAACCAAGTAA
- the ruvA gene encoding Holliday junction branch migration protein RuvA: MIAHLQGKLVEKQPSYVIIECGGVGYEVLISLFTYERIRNEEACKLLIHYSVSVDVRSGASQHQLFGFTTGQERDLFRSLINISGVSSNIARTILSSMAPDELHSAVISGDVKRFRGVKGIGPKLAQRIVADLQDKKATQAVSLDNLTSSHNTARGEALIALCSLGFERLKAEQAIEKALADRGSDLPVEDLIKLALKMM, translated from the coding sequence ATGATAGCACATCTGCAAGGTAAACTGGTTGAAAAGCAGCCCTCATACGTCATCATTGAGTGTGGCGGTGTGGGCTATGAAGTGCTGATTTCTCTTTTCACCTACGAACGCATTAGGAATGAAGAGGCCTGCAAGCTACTCATTCACTACTCGGTTTCGGTAGATGTGCGCTCCGGAGCAAGCCAGCACCAGCTGTTTGGCTTTACCACGGGGCAGGAAAGAGACCTGTTCAGGTCGTTGATCAACATTTCCGGGGTAAGCTCCAATATCGCCCGCACCATCCTTTCTTCAATGGCACCCGATGAGCTGCACAGCGCAGTCATTTCGGGCGATGTAAAAAGGTTTCGTGGCGTGAAGGGAATCGGGCCTAAACTTGCACAGCGTATTGTAGCTGATTTACAGGACAAAAAGGCAACACAGGCAGTTAGTTTGGATAATTTAACAAGTTCGCACAATACAGCGCGAGGAGAGGCGTTAATAGCCCTATGCTCGTTGGGCTTTGAGCGGCTCAAGGCAGAGCAGGCAATTGAGAAAGCACTGGCAGATAGGGGGAGTGATTTGCCGGTTGAAGACTTGATTAAGCTTGCGCTGAAGATGATGTAG
- the sprA gene encoding cell surface protein SprA, translating to MSLRCRNILLFILGILLIGLASGTEAVASYHAFPETWIPGGIYVLQPDSPDVDLPFPFGDNINPFEQQGGINLQDPSNIESVVEYDPETGNYFIYQRIGDQIDYRNPTVMSFEEYMNYDMQRSLEEYWREKEAVQSMAQAAEDGTGGGFAPQLKIESEAFDRIFGGNTIDIRPQGTAELIFGININKNENPQIPERQRSITTFDFDQRIQMNIIGNIGDKMKLSTNYNTQATFDFENEMRLEYTGYDDEIIKRIEAGNVSMPLGGSLISGSQSLFGVKAELQFGKLYTTTLFSQQRGQRQEINVEGGAQIQEFVLSADNYEANRHFFLSRFFRNRYDRAMRSLPVVNSDVQITRIEVWVVNYRADVEDNRNIIALADLGESGDGLSDYGQDNLVVQPGNIASNNRNSIYTLLDVPQVRNFNTAASALAGLGLQEAVHFERIANARRLTENEFTYNSKLGFISLNQALNNDERLAVSYEYFLDGQRYQVGDLSTDGVTGANALFAKLLKSSLTNVFIPLWDLMMKNVYSIGAYQINPQDFILNIWYDDPTEGINIPMIPQAGVEDLPLVQLLGLDRIDVNGAAIPDGRFDFVDFAATQGGTINSANGRVYFTTIEPFGTTLDQAMEERGVPEAVRQQVVFQALYDSSKIAAQLMPGVNRFTIQGTYQSASSDEISLNALNIPQGSVTVTAGGVMLQENVDYTVDYNMGRVRILNSGLLESKTPIKIQLESNTLFSIQTKTLLGQRFEYRFNDKFHLGGTLMHLYERPLTQKVNIGDEPVRNTIWGLDGNYSTESNVLTKMIDAIPLVNTKEVSSINMSGEFAHLIPGHSRAVGSEGNAYIDDFEGSQSRIDLRNFIAWSIASPPQFSPDYPEAMFVDSLVAGYNRAHIGWHIVDPLFYRNDPQTPDNIFPLRHYQRQVLEREVFPNRQLPAGMPTNIPTLDMAFYPSERGQYNFDVPGGSAYSAGINPDGSLIDPASRWGGIMRSLTTTDFEQANIEFVQFWVMDPFNEDAEEFLGTTPGGKLYIHLGNISEDILRDGLMSFENGLPVDGSDDGGGLVTTYTNWGRVPLSQSIVNAFDNTTNSNATQDVGLDGLPNQRDGLPDERSHFSNYLNQLQGFLTPAAFQRAFNDPANDDYLYFRNNTYENEVINPPDILERYKRFNGLEGNSVSTQDAPEPYPTLATTLPSTEDVNQDLTLDASEAYFEYAIEFQPPDHPLMQIGSNFITDKLVTRGSDDREVTWYQFKVPVQGFNRRVNIQDFRSIRFMRLVMREWENPTVLRFARLELIRGEWRRYMMSLSEGVEGPVNENPETVFDVGAVNIEENGDRRPVNYVLPPGIEQQIDLGSANLRNLNEQSLALIVCGLEDGDARAAFRTTQVDMRLYKRLKMFIHGESLDLDDPIEFGDLSVFIRLGSDFDQNFYEYEVPVLPTDFNSLNDQIANPREVWPEENEMDIELDLLLQLKLQRDNEVVTGIHPANNIPFYGNDGDRRMTVVGNPVLSNVRMIMIGVRNPKRDGPRANPWKTDDGLPKCAEIWVNELRMTDFDNSGGWALQGQISAKLADLGNVAISGNYSTPGFGGLESRVQERQQETTRGFDISTNLELGKLLPDGANVKIPMYLGYSEQVSDPRFDPLAPDIEQTEVAATLDRDVARERRRRVQDYQQRRSINFTNVRKERNPDNQKDPQPWDIENLTATYSYSEIYMRSAQVQHNTTRNHRASLAYTYMNQPTNWKPFAKSKFFRSSPFLALIKDFNINLGPKQLAFRTDVDRSYNEMLLRNNTQITNFPQPELYTKTFNWLRNYELSYDITNKLRVSFMATNQAIVGETPGRVNRSFEDEYQLWRDSVWSSVRNFGETMDYNHAFNLSYKLPLDKLPLTDWMTSDVRYTGTYNWQRAPLAQDTLGNNIQNSMNVSINHQFNFLSLYNKVGYFKKVNQKFRAQSQAGGGRGGPQRPGAPQPKEDDKDKDKNKDPNRLRPWDYGAKLIMTVKNVNVRYAVNEGTYVPGYGRSTTMMGMDNQFQAPGAAFIFGLQDENFIQNAGRRGWLVDNPFVQEPTTRNYNEDFNMRVNLEPLPNMRIEVTASRMISENTTEKYRFNQDLQDYLGDSYQKMGNFSMTYLPIRTAFIRDGENFQNDVFDQFVFNRWDVANRLAAQSDFSNPVFDRAEFPDGYGPTQQDVVIPAFLAAYTGQSVEEVPLNPLNYSVLDALMNPNWNFNYDGLSKIKALKKIFRTVTLNHGYRSNLTVGGYTSNPAFELTAEGAPIRDRSEEQSFIHETQINIITITEQFAPLVGFDITLNNSLNAKLEWRKDRNLALSTANYQVTEIRGEEYVAGIGYTFQQVQLPFEVGGKKPKSDLTLRVDLSIRDNLMITRRMVEMTNLVTSGQKVISIKVAADYLISRALTVRAFYDQMVNQPRTTITFPTSNINAGLSLRFTLSQ from the coding sequence TTGAGTTTACGGTGTAGGAATATTCTACTGTTCATACTGGGTATTTTGTTGATCGGATTGGCGTCCGGTACGGAAGCTGTTGCTTCGTACCACGCTTTCCCGGAGACATGGATACCTGGTGGCATATACGTGCTTCAGCCGGATTCGCCTGATGTGGATCTGCCATTCCCCTTTGGCGACAATATCAACCCTTTTGAACAGCAAGGCGGAATCAACCTGCAAGACCCCTCAAACATTGAAAGTGTGGTAGAATACGACCCCGAAACGGGCAACTATTTTATCTACCAGCGCATCGGTGATCAAATAGACTACCGCAACCCCACGGTGATGTCGTTTGAGGAGTACATGAACTACGACATGCAGAGGTCGCTGGAGGAATACTGGCGCGAAAAAGAAGCAGTACAATCCATGGCGCAGGCCGCAGAAGATGGCACAGGCGGCGGATTTGCTCCCCAGCTCAAAATTGAGTCGGAAGCCTTTGACCGCATTTTCGGAGGAAATACCATCGACATCCGCCCACAGGGTACGGCAGAGCTCATCTTTGGTATAAACATCAACAAGAACGAAAACCCACAGATTCCCGAGCGCCAGCGAAGCATTACCACCTTCGACTTCGACCAGCGTATCCAGATGAACATCATTGGAAATATTGGAGACAAAATGAAGCTCTCCACCAACTACAACACGCAGGCAACCTTCGACTTTGAAAACGAGATGCGCCTGGAGTACACAGGTTACGACGACGAAATCATCAAGCGCATTGAGGCAGGTAACGTGAGCATGCCCCTTGGCGGATCACTGATCAGTGGTAGTCAGTCGCTCTTCGGGGTAAAGGCCGAGCTTCAGTTTGGAAAACTATATACCACCACCTTGTTCTCACAACAGCGCGGTCAGCGTCAGGAAATTAACGTGGAGGGAGGTGCCCAAATCCAGGAGTTTGTGCTTTCGGCCGATAACTACGAGGCCAACCGCCACTTCTTCCTGAGCCGATTTTTCCGCAATCGCTATGACCGGGCCATGCGAAGCCTCCCCGTCGTAAACTCGGATGTGCAAATTACGCGGATTGAAGTGTGGGTGGTAAACTACCGGGCCGACGTAGAAGACAACCGTAACATCATCGCCCTGGCCGACCTCGGGGAATCGGGAGACGGTTTGAGTGATTACGGGCAGGACAATCTCGTAGTACAACCCGGAAACATTGCCAGCAACAACCGAAACAGTATTTATACGCTTTTGGACGTGCCACAGGTTCGAAACTTCAACACAGCGGCTTCCGCGCTGGCAGGGCTGGGCCTTCAGGAGGCGGTTCACTTTGAACGGATCGCCAATGCCCGACGTCTTACCGAGAACGAATTCACCTACAACTCAAAACTCGGATTTATCTCTTTGAACCAGGCGCTTAACAATGATGAGCGCCTTGCTGTTTCTTACGAGTACTTTCTCGATGGCCAGCGTTACCAGGTAGGAGACCTCTCAACCGACGGGGTCACCGGTGCCAACGCCCTCTTTGCAAAACTGCTCAAGTCATCACTCACAAACGTGTTCATTCCGCTGTGGGACCTGATGATGAAAAACGTGTACTCCATCGGAGCCTATCAGATCAACCCGCAGGACTTTATCCTCAACATCTGGTACGATGACCCCACCGAGGGTATCAACATCCCCATGATACCGCAGGCTGGGGTAGAGGATTTGCCGCTGGTGCAACTTTTGGGCCTCGACCGAATTGACGTAAACGGCGCCGCCATCCCCGACGGGCGATTCGACTTTGTTGATTTTGCCGCCACACAGGGGGGAACCATCAACTCGGCAAATGGTAGAGTCTATTTCACCACCATTGAGCCATTCGGTACCACGCTCGATCAAGCCATGGAAGAAAGGGGTGTGCCGGAGGCCGTCAGGCAACAGGTTGTTTTTCAGGCACTTTACGACTCGTCAAAAATAGCCGCTCAGCTTATGCCCGGGGTAAACCGTTTTACCATACAGGGTACCTACCAAAGTGCATCATCCGATGAAATTTCGCTCAACGCGCTGAACATTCCGCAAGGTTCGGTGACCGTAACCGCCGGTGGTGTGATGCTGCAGGAAAACGTGGATTATACCGTGGATTACAACATGGGGCGTGTACGCATCCTCAACTCCGGGCTTCTAGAGTCTAAAACGCCCATTAAAATTCAGCTTGAGAGCAATACGCTCTTTAGTATCCAAACCAAAACCCTCCTCGGGCAAAGGTTTGAATACCGGTTCAACGACAAGTTTCACCTTGGAGGTACCCTGATGCACCTCTACGAACGGCCGCTCACTCAAAAGGTAAACATTGGCGATGAGCCCGTGCGAAACACCATTTGGGGTCTGGATGGTAATTACAGCACGGAATCCAATGTGCTCACCAAAATGATTGATGCCATTCCGCTGGTCAATACCAAGGAAGTCTCCAGCATCAACATGTCGGGAGAATTTGCCCACCTGATTCCGGGTCACTCACGCGCTGTGGGTAGCGAGGGTAACGCCTACATTGATGACTTTGAAGGCAGCCAGAGCCGTATTGACCTACGGAACTTTATCGCGTGGTCTATCGCGAGTCCGCCGCAATTCAGCCCCGACTACCCCGAAGCTATGTTTGTAGATAGTTTGGTGGCTGGTTACAACCGCGCTCACATAGGTTGGCACATTGTGGACCCGCTCTTTTACCGAAACGACCCCCAAACTCCTGACAATATTTTCCCATTGCGGCACTACCAGCGCCAGGTGCTTGAGCGGGAGGTGTTTCCCAACAGGCAGCTCCCCGCGGGTATGCCCACCAATATTCCTACGCTCGACATGGCCTTTTACCCCAGTGAACGTGGTCAGTACAACTTCGACGTGCCCGGAGGTTCGGCGTATTCGGCGGGTATTAACCCCGATGGTTCTTTGATTGACCCGGCCAGCCGGTGGGGTGGTATTATGCGGAGCCTCACCACTACCGACTTTGAGCAGGCCAACATCGAATTTGTGCAGTTCTGGGTGATGGATCCGTTTAACGAAGACGCGGAGGAATTTCTGGGAACCACCCCGGGTGGTAAGCTCTATATCCACCTCGGTAACATTTCTGAGGACATTCTTCGAGATGGACTGATGAGCTTTGAAAACGGGTTGCCCGTGGATGGATCCGACGACGGGGGCGGATTGGTGACCACCTACACCAACTGGGGCCGTGTGCCGCTTTCCCAGAGTATTGTAAACGCCTTTGACAATACCACCAACTCAAACGCAACCCAGGACGTTGGTCTCGACGGACTGCCCAACCAGCGCGATGGGCTCCCCGATGAACGCAGTCACTTCAGCAACTATCTCAACCAGCTTCAAGGCTTTTTAACTCCCGCTGCTTTTCAACGCGCTTTCAATGACCCCGCCAACGACGACTACCTCTACTTTCGCAACAACACCTACGAGAACGAAGTGATCAACCCGCCGGATATCCTTGAGCGCTACAAGCGATTCAACGGATTGGAAGGGAACTCGGTGTCAACCCAGGACGCTCCGGAACCCTATCCTACGCTGGCCACTACCTTGCCCTCTACCGAAGACGTAAACCAGGATTTGACCCTCGATGCATCAGAAGCTTATTTTGAATACGCCATCGAATTTCAACCACCCGATCACCCCCTGATGCAGATCGGCTCCAATTTTATTACCGATAAGTTGGTTACCAGAGGTTCCGATGACCGTGAAGTGACCTGGTATCAGTTCAAGGTGCCGGTGCAGGGTTTTAACCGAAGGGTGAACATACAAGACTTCCGCTCCATCCGTTTTATGCGCCTGGTAATGCGCGAGTGGGAAAACCCCACCGTGCTGCGTTTTGCGCGCCTGGAGCTGATTCGCGGTGAGTGGCGACGCTACATGATGAGCCTCTCCGAAGGGGTGGAGGGGCCGGTAAATGAAAACCCCGAAACAGTATTTGACGTGGGCGCGGTGAACATTGAGGAAAACGGTGACAGAAGGCCGGTGAACTATGTGCTGCCCCCCGGTATTGAACAGCAGATTGACCTCGGGTCTGCCAACCTGCGCAACCTCAATGAGCAATCTCTGGCACTGATTGTGTGTGGACTGGAAGATGGAGATGCCCGTGCGGCATTCCGAACCACCCAGGTGGACATGCGCCTTTACAAGCGACTCAAAATGTTTATTCACGGAGAGTCGCTCGATTTGGACGACCCCATTGAGTTTGGAGATCTCTCCGTGTTTATTCGTCTGGGTTCCGATTTTGACCAGAACTTCTACGAGTACGAGGTTCCCGTATTACCCACAGATTTCAATTCTCTGAATGATCAGATAGCAAACCCGAGGGAAGTTTGGCCCGAGGAAAATGAAATGGATATTGAGCTTGACCTCCTGCTCCAGCTCAAGCTTCAGCGAGACAATGAAGTAGTTACCGGCATTCACCCGGCCAACAACATTCCATTTTACGGCAACGATGGGGACCGAAGGATGACGGTGGTGGGAAATCCCGTGTTGAGCAACGTGCGTATGATTATGATTGGGGTGCGAAACCCCAAGCGAGACGGCCCACGCGCCAACCCCTGGAAAACCGACGATGGCTTGCCCAAATGTGCGGAAATATGGGTGAATGAGTTGCGCATGACAGACTTTGATAACTCCGGGGGTTGGGCCTTGCAAGGCCAGATAAGTGCCAAGCTTGCCGACCTCGGTAACGTGGCCATATCCGGTAACTACAGCACCCCGGGTTTTGGCGGCCTCGAAAGCCGTGTTCAGGAAAGGCAGCAGGAAACCACTCGCGGGTTTGATATTTCAACCAACCTCGAATTGGGTAAGCTCCTGCCCGATGGTGCCAACGTGAAAATCCCCATGTACCTCGGTTATTCCGAGCAGGTGTCTGATCCGCGTTTCGACCCCCTTGCACCCGATATTGAGCAAACCGAGGTAGCGGCCACCCTTGACCGCGACGTGGCCAGGGAACGGCGAAGGCGGGTGCAGGATTATCAACAACGGCGAAGCATCAACTTTACCAACGTGCGGAAAGAGCGCAATCCCGACAACCAAAAAGACCCACAACCCTGGGATATCGAAAACCTGACCGCAACCTACAGCTACAGCGAGATTTACATGCGCTCGGCACAGGTGCAGCACAACACCACGAGAAACCACCGGGCTTCGCTTGCTTATACGTATATGAATCAGCCAACCAACTGGAAGCCATTTGCCAAGAGTAAGTTTTTCAGGTCTTCGCCCTTTTTGGCCCTGATCAAAGATTTCAACATCAATCTCGGTCCCAAACAACTGGCTTTCCGAACAGATGTAGATCGCTCCTACAACGAAATGCTGCTGCGCAACAACACCCAGATCACGAACTTTCCTCAACCCGAGCTGTACACCAAAACCTTTAACTGGCTCAGAAACTACGAGCTCTCATACGACATCACCAACAAACTAAGGGTGTCTTTTATGGCCACCAACCAGGCTATTGTGGGTGAAACGCCGGGCAGGGTAAACAGGTCGTTCGAGGATGAGTATCAACTGTGGCGAGACAGCGTATGGAGCAGTGTGCGGAACTTTGGTGAAACCATGGATTACAACCACGCGTTCAATCTATCGTACAAACTTCCGCTCGATAAGCTTCCCCTCACTGACTGGATGACATCTGATGTGCGCTATACCGGTACCTACAACTGGCAACGGGCACCGCTGGCCCAGGATACCCTGGGTAACAACATCCAGAACAGCATGAACGTCTCTATCAACCACCAGTTTAATTTCCTTTCGCTGTACAACAAGGTGGGCTACTTCAAAAAAGTGAACCAGAAGTTCAGGGCACAAAGCCAGGCCGGAGGTGGCCGTGGTGGGCCCCAACGGCCGGGTGCCCCCCAACCAAAAGAGGATGATAAGGACAAGGATAAAAACAAGGATCCCAATCGGTTAAGGCCATGGGATTACGGGGCCAAGCTTATCATGACGGTGAAGAATGTGAACGTGCGGTACGCCGTGAATGAAGGTACCTATGTACCGGGCTATGGGCGCTCAACCACCATGATGGGTATGGATAACCAATTCCAAGCACCGGGGGCTGCCTTTATTTTTGGTTTACAGGATGAAAACTTCATACAAAATGCCGGGCGCAGGGGCTGGCTGGTTGACAATCCCTTTGTGCAGGAACCCACAACACGCAATTACAACGAAGACTTTAACATGCGCGTAAACCTGGAGCCGCTACCCAACATGCGTATCGAGGTGACGGCCAGCAGGATGATTTCTGAGAACACAACGGAAAAATACCGATTTAACCAGGACTTACAGGATTACCTGGGCGACTCCTACCAGAAGATGGGAAACTTCAGCATGACGTATTTGCCCATCCGAACAGCGTTTATTCGCGATGGCGAAAACTTCCAGAACGACGTGTTCGACCAGTTTGTGTTTAACCGATGGGATGTGGCTAACCGACTGGCGGCTCAAAGTGATTTCAGCAACCCCGTTTTCGACAGAGCAGAATTCCCCGACGGATACGGGCCCACCCAGCAGGATGTGGTTATTCCGGCCTTCCTCGCTGCATATACGGGCCAATCGGTTGAAGAGGTGCCACTTAATCCGCTCAATTACTCTGTTCTGGACGCTTTGATGAACCCCAACTGGAACTTTAACTACGACGGATTGTCCAAAATCAAGGCCCTCAAGAAAATTTTCCGCACCGTAACGCTCAACCACGGATACCGCTCCAACCTTACCGTCGGTGGTTACACCTCTAACCCCGCATTTGAACTCACCGCCGAAGGGGCGCCCATCCGCGACCGCAGCGAAGAGCAGAGCTTTATTCACGAAACACAAATCAACATTATTACCATCACAGAGCAGTTCGCACCGTTGGTCGGATTCGATATCACGCTTAACAACTCACTCAACGCCAAGCTTGAATGGCGCAAAGACCGAAATCTCGCACTCAGTACAGCCAACTACCAGGTTACCGAAATACGCGGCGAAGAGTACGTAGCGGGCATTGGTTATACCTTTCAGCAAGTGCAATTACCCTTTGAAGTGGGGGGCAAGAAACCCAAGAGCGACCTCACCCTCCGCGTAGATTTGTCCATCCGCGACAACCTGATGATTACCCGCAGAATGGTTGAGATGACCAACCTCGTGACCTCCGGTCAAAAAGTAATCTCCATTAAAGTAGCAGCCGATTACCTGATTAGTAGAGCATTAACGGTGCGAGCGTTTTACGACCAAATGGTGAACCAGCCCCGAACCACCATCACATTCCCCACCAGTAACATCAATGCAGGTCTGAGCCTCCGGTTCACACTTTCGCAATAG
- a CDS encoding T9SS C-terminal target domain-containing protein, with translation MKKYLPVFLLSATLFTTSTLSAQLVVDPTPVFTTVNEAIFESVGYSFVINNADAAVECEWERNVVSITDGWESAVCDKNLCHSWPVSSAQFTLNAGESGTLDVHVYPFNNPGGAIIEVSVTEIGNPDNTDTGIFYFNETTSVAERLRDVVKLYPNPTTDFLFVEKGDHDDIAEVAFFNLSGQHVLQLSVLQSQMLDIGRLPAGTYVARLFNNNGEQVSSNVVMKQ, from the coding sequence ATGAAGAAATATCTACCTGTTTTTTTGCTTTCAGCTACTCTTTTTACCACCTCTACCTTATCTGCGCAACTTGTTGTTGACCCGACACCGGTTTTTACAACAGTGAATGAGGCCATTTTCGAATCTGTGGGATACAGTTTTGTGATTAACAATGCCGACGCAGCCGTGGAGTGCGAGTGGGAAAGAAACGTTGTGTCCATCACCGATGGATGGGAAAGTGCAGTTTGCGACAAAAACCTCTGTCACTCCTGGCCCGTTAGCAGCGCACAGTTTACGCTGAATGCAGGCGAATCCGGTACATTGGATGTCCACGTCTATCCGTTTAACAATCCCGGCGGTGCCATTATTGAGGTTTCGGTAACCGAAATAGGTAATCCCGACAATACGGACACCGGTATCTTCTACTTCAACGAAACCACCTCAGTGGCCGAGCGCCTGCGGGATGTGGTAAAACTCTACCCCAACCCTACCACCGATTTCCTGTTTGTGGAAAAAGGAGATCACGACGACATTGCCGAAGTAGCCTTCTTCAACCTGAGTGGGCAGCATGTGCTTCAGCTTTCGGTGCTTCAATCGCAAATGTTGGATATCGGCCGATTGCCCGCAGGCACGTATGTGGCGCGTCTGTTCAACAACAACGGAGAGCAGGTGTCATCCAACGTGGTAATGAAACAGTAG